A single genomic interval of uncultured Desulfobacter sp. harbors:
- a CDS encoding YeeE/YedE thiosulfate transporter family protein, giving the protein MNTGQWLGLVTGIFFGFLLQKGRVLRFDKQVGAMLLKDMTIFKFMLSAILVGMVGILLLANFEIITLSHKPMNVGAVLIGGALFGAGWAIMGFCPGTSIGALGEGRWHAVFAIIGMVLGAALYAELYPLFKVTVLAWKDFGKIGLQEVLNVSFWVIVPIFWAGTISLFFWFERKGL; this is encoded by the coding sequence ATGAATACAGGTCAATGGCTGGGCCTTGTAACGGGAATATTCTTTGGTTTTCTGCTGCAGAAAGGTCGTGTTCTTCGATTTGATAAGCAGGTTGGAGCAATGCTCTTGAAGGACATGACAATATTCAAATTCATGCTTTCAGCAATTCTCGTGGGGATGGTCGGAATACTCCTGCTCGCTAATTTTGAGATCATTACCTTGAGTCACAAGCCAATGAATGTTGGGGCTGTGTTGATTGGAGGAGCGTTGTTTGGTGCCGGATGGGCGATCATGGGCTTTTGCCCCGGCACATCAATAGGCGCTCTGGGCGAAGGTCGCTGGCACGCTGTGTTTGCCATAATAGGAATGGTGTTGGGCGCAGCACTCTACGCAGAGCTGTATCCCCTGTTCAAAGTAACAGTGCTTGCCTGGAAAGACTTCGGAAAAATCGGATTGCAGGAGGTCCTCAATGTTTCATTCTGGGTTATAGTCCCTATCTTCTGGGCTGGAACGATTTCCTTGTTCTTCTGGTTTGAAAGAAAGGGACTCTAA
- a CDS encoding HAD-IC family P-type ATPase, translating into MGESRKSDFLEAKSAVHVPEMSWAQSWEDTVKSMEVEVSKGLHAEELRKRRQLFGQNMLSQVKPKSSFNILINQFRNLIVFFLFAAASVAFMFGDHIEGFAIVIVIFINAAIGFVTELKGIRSIEALRKLGSVSSRVRRNGTVSEIPAKDLVPGDIVILEGGDVVTADLRIVTSSKLQADESVLTGESLPVEKSPEVLPEKISLAERTNLLFKGTALTRGSGEAVVIATGMQTELGKISSLVEQTLEEETPLEKRLNQLANWLIMISLGLAVVVVISGIVGGRDMVLMVETGIALAVASIPEGLPIVATIALARGVWRMAKRNALIKELAAVETLGATSVICTDKTGTLTENRLTVVELILDSGKILIDANSDDAENIFVTESGTSLMPHENSPLQNAIEVSVLCNNASLSDSREEDKAVGDPLEIAFLTMAAKAGFTQTETVGKYPEEKEVAFDSEIKMMATYHRADSGFRVAVKGAPESVLESCASLLTAGGDQKLTEDIRKKWMGQNESMAARGLRVLALAEKDTQNIHDEPYKNLKLIGLVGLMDPPREDVREAIQLCRDAGIRVIMATGDQVVTARAIGKAVGLVQEDDAPVIHGLDFKQAAELSADEKDHITSVNLFARVNPSQKLDLIALHREKHAIVAMTGDGVNDAPALKNADIGIAMGKRGTQVAREAADMILKDDAFSSIVHAVEQGRIIFKNIRAFVIYLLSCNLSEIMVVTVAAFLGLPLPLLPLQILFLNIVTDVFPALALAAGESNPGIMKQPPREKHTPILTKEHWIHVTGYGAMITCAALGALLISLYVLGLPERESVTISFLTLAFAQLWHVFNMRERSSAIFNNAIIRNPFIWGALALCTILLFLTLYVPILSSVLKVANPGFQGMALMFGMSLLPLVAGQLFISLFRSR; encoded by the coding sequence ATGGGAGAGTCCCGTAAATCAGATTTTCTTGAGGCAAAAAGCGCTGTTCATGTTCCGGAGATGTCCTGGGCGCAGTCCTGGGAGGATACCGTTAAATCAATGGAGGTGGAGGTAAGCAAAGGCCTGCATGCGGAAGAGCTCCGAAAAAGGCGGCAATTATTCGGTCAGAACATGCTGAGCCAAGTAAAGCCGAAAAGCTCTTTCAACATACTGATTAACCAATTCAGAAATTTGATTGTATTTTTTCTATTCGCCGCAGCTTCTGTTGCTTTCATGTTCGGCGACCACATTGAGGGCTTTGCTATTGTCATCGTTATTTTTATCAATGCCGCAATAGGGTTTGTAACAGAACTTAAAGGAATACGCTCCATTGAGGCTCTCCGGAAGCTGGGAAGCGTCAGTTCCAGGGTGCGCAGGAATGGCACCGTATCTGAAATACCTGCCAAAGACCTTGTTCCCGGAGATATTGTTATTCTGGAAGGCGGCGATGTTGTTACCGCAGACTTGCGTATCGTAACTTCGTCAAAATTGCAGGCGGATGAGTCGGTCCTGACCGGCGAATCCCTTCCTGTTGAAAAGTCTCCGGAGGTTCTGCCGGAAAAAATATCTCTTGCTGAAAGGACCAACTTGCTTTTCAAGGGCACGGCTTTAACCAGAGGCTCGGGTGAGGCCGTTGTCATTGCAACGGGCATGCAGACCGAACTGGGGAAGATCTCTTCCCTGGTCGAACAAACCCTGGAAGAGGAGACACCTCTTGAAAAGCGGCTGAACCAGCTTGCCAACTGGCTCATCATGATCAGCCTGGGTCTTGCTGTTGTGGTGGTGATTTCAGGAATTGTAGGCGGCCGAGATATGGTTCTGATGGTCGAAACCGGCATTGCACTTGCAGTTGCCTCGATTCCTGAGGGGTTGCCCATTGTTGCGACAATTGCCTTGGCGCGGGGTGTGTGGAGGATGGCAAAGCGTAACGCGCTTATCAAGGAGTTGGCTGCAGTTGAAACCCTGGGTGCGACAAGTGTCATCTGCACCGACAAAACCGGCACCCTCACAGAAAACAGATTGACCGTGGTTGAGTTGATCCTCGATTCAGGCAAGATCCTCATTGATGCAAATAGTGATGATGCCGAAAACATATTTGTAACAGAGAGCGGCACTTCACTCATGCCCCATGAAAATTCTCCGCTTCAAAATGCCATAGAAGTAAGTGTGTTATGCAACAATGCCTCTCTATCTGATTCTCGGGAAGAGGATAAGGCGGTGGGTGATCCTTTGGAAATCGCCTTTCTGACCATGGCTGCAAAAGCGGGTTTCACCCAGACCGAGACTGTCGGCAAATACCCGGAAGAAAAAGAGGTCGCCTTTGATTCCGAGATTAAAATGATGGCAACCTACCATAGGGCGGATAGCGGTTTCAGGGTTGCTGTTAAGGGTGCGCCGGAGAGTGTGTTGGAGAGTTGTGCGTCCCTGCTGACTGCAGGCGGTGATCAAAAATTGACGGAAGACATCCGCAAAAAATGGATGGGCCAAAATGAATCCATGGCGGCAAGGGGCCTCCGTGTTCTGGCTCTGGCCGAAAAGGACACTCAAAACATACATGACGAGCCGTATAAGAATCTCAAGCTGATTGGCCTGGTGGGCTTGATGGACCCGCCTCGTGAAGATGTACGTGAGGCGATTCAACTGTGCCGTGATGCGGGAATACGGGTCATAATGGCCACTGGAGACCAGGTTGTCACTGCCCGGGCAATCGGGAAAGCCGTGGGTCTTGTTCAGGAAGATGATGCCCCCGTGATCCACGGACTTGATTTTAAACAAGCAGCAGAGCTTTCGGCAGATGAGAAGGATCATATTACCAGCGTCAACCTTTTTGCACGAGTGAACCCTAGCCAGAAGCTGGATCTTATCGCTTTGCATCGTGAGAAACATGCCATTGTTGCAATGACCGGTGACGGGGTAAATGATGCCCCGGCATTAAAAAATGCCGACATCGGCATCGCCATGGGAAAAAGAGGCACCCAGGTTGCCCGGGAAGCCGCAGATATGATCCTGAAAGATGATGCATTTTCATCAATTGTTCATGCGGTGGAGCAAGGAAGAATCATATTCAAGAATATCCGGGCCTTTGTGATCTATCTTCTTTCCTGCAACCTCAGTGAGATAATGGTTGTAACGGTTGCGGCTTTTCTCGGTTTGCCGCTACCGCTCCTGCCGCTGCAGATTCTCTTTCTTAATATAGTGACCGATGTTTTTCCCGCACTGGCGCTAGCCGCCGGTGAATCCAATCCCGGCATAATGAAGCAGCCTCCGCGAGAAAAGCATACCCCGATCTTGACAAAAGAACACTGGATCCATGTTACGGGTTACGGTGCCATGATTACCTGTGCTGCTTTGGGTGCACTGTTGATTTCTCTTTATGTTCTTGGTCTGCCGGAGCGGGAATCCGTCACAATTTCTTTCCTGACCCTGGCATTTGCCCAATTGTGGCACGTATTTAACATGCGGGAAAGAAGTTCAGCCATATTCAACAACGCCATTATCCGTAACCCGTTCATATGGGGCGCGCTGGCATTGTGCACGATACTGCTTTTCCTGACATTATACGTGCCGATTCTGTCTTCCGTACTCAAGGTGGCCAATCCCGGCTTTCAAGGCATGGCTCTCATGTTCGGTATGAGCCTGTTGCCTCTTGTGGCAGGGCAACTTTTTATATCCCTGTTTCGTTCACGGTGA
- a CDS encoding integron integrase, which yields MPLVQINQNLLISYNRELVYKNIPAKEQQYYVKWLRYYLDFCNKYKFNPADADSIPHFIEKLHSKRQSTFQKQQAQKAIKIYFGLIVREQQRKQTYQPPKADKTTRNKVDETPKSYQGKVQDNRTVHSAPTEKRSMTTPLRPDVKSDAVSDVETGQSWQAEFKKLSDEINVRHYSPKTLKSYRLWAQKLQTFTRSKSPSLLDVNDVKSFLTHLAVEKKVSASSQNQAFNALLFFFRHVLGKEFGKIDGVVRAKRRPYIPVVLSKQEVNDVISVMRPPCDLVVKMLYGCGLRLSECLNLRINNFNFDAGILTVHDGKGKKDRTVPIPKVLVDELKIQMDKVYQLYQNDLSNGYHGAFLFDRIEKKYKNAAKEFVWQWFFPAKKLTEVADTKEIRRYHFHESHVQKAIKKAVNKAKLTKRATAHTFRHSFASHLLQANYDIRTIQVLLGHSDVRTTMIYTQTVPSRTLKEARSPLDIT from the coding sequence ATGCCACTTGTTCAGATCAACCAGAATTTATTGATCAGTTACAACCGGGAATTGGTTTACAAAAATATTCCGGCAAAAGAACAACAATACTATGTGAAATGGTTAAGGTACTATCTGGATTTTTGCAATAAATACAAATTCAATCCTGCAGACGCCGATAGTATTCCCCATTTTATTGAAAAATTGCATTCAAAAAGGCAGTCGACGTTTCAAAAGCAGCAGGCACAAAAAGCGATAAAAATATATTTCGGGCTCATTGTCCGGGAACAGCAGAGAAAACAGACTTATCAACCCCCTAAAGCAGACAAAACAACCCGCAATAAAGTTGATGAAACGCCAAAATCTTATCAGGGTAAGGTTCAAGATAATCGTACTGTTCATTCAGCACCGACTGAAAAACGGTCTATGACCACACCATTAAGGCCTGATGTAAAATCCGATGCAGTCAGTGATGTGGAAACAGGCCAATCATGGCAGGCTGAATTTAAAAAACTGTCTGATGAAATCAATGTCCGCCACTATTCACCTAAAACACTAAAGTCGTATCGCCTATGGGCCCAAAAGTTACAAACCTTTACCCGGTCAAAATCCCCATCACTTTTGGATGTCAATGATGTAAAATCGTTTTTAACCCATCTTGCAGTGGAGAAGAAAGTCTCGGCATCCTCACAAAATCAGGCATTTAATGCATTGCTTTTCTTTTTCCGGCATGTGCTGGGGAAGGAATTTGGGAAAATTGATGGTGTGGTTCGCGCAAAAAGGCGGCCGTATATACCGGTTGTTTTATCTAAACAAGAAGTGAATGATGTGATTTCCGTAATGCGTCCTCCTTGTGATTTGGTAGTAAAAATGCTTTATGGCTGCGGATTACGACTGTCGGAATGCCTGAACTTGCGAATTAACAATTTCAATTTTGATGCCGGGATATTAACCGTCCATGACGGCAAAGGAAAAAAAGACAGAACGGTTCCCATTCCAAAAGTCCTGGTTGATGAATTGAAAATCCAGATGGACAAAGTGTATCAGTTATATCAAAACGACCTTTCCAATGGGTATCATGGTGCTTTTCTGTTTGACCGGATCGAAAAGAAATATAAAAATGCAGCGAAAGAATTTGTCTGGCAATGGTTTTTCCCAGCTAAAAAACTGACTGAAGTCGCCGACACTAAGGAAATCAGACGATACCATTTCCATGAATCCCACGTTCAGAAAGCGATCAAAAAAGCAGTGAACAAAGCCAAATTAACAAAACGGGCAACCGCACACACATTCAGGCACAGCTTTGCAAGCCATTTGCTCCAAGCCAATTATGATATTCGTACTATACAGGTCCTACTGGGCCACAGCGATGTTCGGACCACCATGATATATACGCAGACCGTGCCGTCCAGGACGTTGAAAGAGGCCAGGAGCCCTTTAGATATCACCTAA
- a CDS encoding phosphate acyltransferase, producing the protein MSAKLRNKIIEAVAEIGKINVSMSAFERDLTVASELWLADLSEQIKQGVGASDARLIQSDLSAIIEVLTKSSPSPGINTIVGNALTLMLEMERAGQEKSPAIRRLLGPSLAQEAQREEMRFLLLNPGTVSTRIAVFQGLEQVHGFEIHVLPDEEDGIDRRIKAVAAHLERAGITLASFDGIACQGGFLKPIPSGTYRVSPEMVRDLVEAPLRSHASNMGIPMGMELARMAGSQKDLLLTTTDPFVCDELDLVDRVTGFVRIKRNGAGAHYLSHKAVWRIVASLMNQAPEHVNAVTAHLGGGTSLAAHRQGQVTMLIDAYSGLPSTSRSGAIDIDRVIKAIKSKDISIRDLEQVLDSRGGLLSLVGTNDFYAMIGFLRQGATPVQRKKIELVQNFLARKIAGGMLKMTADGADVRVMALTGGLAANPDMMHRVKQNIAGRYPVVTMPGYFEHEALAAGQIRGYYAPETLKDYETERDALAKKRHDEDVLIDTPVFKREIRFKKKGAPLTTLDDIIDAAYLTVEENYAPTIAIVGAANEEAIQAAKRANEEGQFRISKFVLLGDFQEISQMAYEYDLVIDNDNYTIIDTETPVEDAVSLLDQGKVDILMKGRVHTEDILRGVFKYLKASGRLQKGQVMSHTAIVDIPTRNKLLAFSDGALNTYPDEQKRMAILENALKVVHNLNIKVPKVAVISAVENVNRSVDSSMEAERIAAHFADRDDCIVEGPLSLDVAMDLAIAEEKHYTGRIQGNADVLILPDIDSGNILWKTLTTQSGAALAGVILCGDMPLILTSRGDSIRSKLASLSLAVKFYFDLKNQSKELA; encoded by the coding sequence GTGAGCGCGAAACTTCGTAATAAAATAATTGAAGCCGTGGCTGAAATCGGAAAAATAAATGTTTCCATGTCTGCCTTTGAAAGGGATCTGACAGTGGCCAGTGAATTATGGCTGGCCGATCTTTCAGAACAGATAAAACAAGGCGTGGGCGCTTCGGATGCCAGACTAATACAAAGCGATCTTTCAGCAATCATAGAAGTCCTGACTAAATCGTCCCCTTCCCCCGGTATCAATACCATTGTGGGCAATGCCCTGACCCTGATGCTGGAAATGGAACGTGCAGGCCAGGAAAAATCCCCGGCAATACGACGACTTCTCGGTCCATCCCTGGCCCAGGAAGCGCAACGGGAAGAGATGCGATTTCTTCTACTGAATCCGGGCACTGTCTCCACCCGAATTGCCGTATTCCAGGGGCTGGAACAGGTACATGGTTTTGAAATACATGTTCTTCCCGACGAGGAAGACGGTATAGACCGCAGAATAAAGGCTGTGGCAGCACACCTGGAACGCGCCGGAATTACGCTTGCCTCCTTCGACGGCATCGCCTGCCAGGGAGGATTTCTCAAACCCATTCCATCCGGAACCTACCGGGTGAGCCCGGAAATGGTCAGGGATCTTGTGGAAGCGCCGTTGCGGTCCCATGCCAGCAATATGGGCATTCCCATGGGCATGGAACTGGCGCGGATGGCGGGCAGTCAAAAGGATCTGCTTTTGACCACCACAGATCCCTTTGTTTGTGACGAACTGGATCTGGTAGACCGGGTTACAGGATTTGTAAGAATCAAGCGCAACGGTGCCGGGGCACATTATTTAAGTCACAAGGCTGTATGGCGGATCGTGGCATCTTTGATGAATCAGGCACCGGAACATGTGAACGCCGTCACCGCCCATTTGGGCGGGGGCACCTCCCTTGCCGCGCACAGACAAGGACAGGTCACCATGCTCATCGACGCCTATTCCGGCCTGCCGTCAACAAGCAGAAGCGGTGCCATAGACATAGACCGAGTCATTAAAGCCATCAAATCCAAGGATATCTCCATCCGGGACCTTGAACAGGTTCTGGACAGTCGTGGCGGACTTCTCTCCCTTGTGGGCACCAATGATTTCTACGCCATGATCGGATTCCTGCGCCAGGGCGCCACCCCCGTACAGCGCAAAAAGATAGAACTGGTTCAAAACTTTCTGGCAAGAAAAATTGCCGGCGGCATGCTCAAGATGACTGCAGACGGGGCAGATGTCAGGGTAATGGCGCTCACCGGCGGACTTGCCGCAAATCCGGATATGATGCACCGGGTCAAGCAGAATATCGCAGGGCGCTACCCCGTGGTGACCATGCCCGGTTACTTTGAACATGAAGCATTGGCAGCCGGACAGATCCGGGGATATTATGCCCCTGAAACACTCAAGGACTACGAAACTGAACGGGATGCCCTGGCAAAAAAACGGCATGATGAAGACGTCTTGATTGACACCCCCGTATTCAAACGTGAAATCAGATTCAAGAAAAAAGGCGCGCCTTTAACCACCTTGGACGATATCATTGATGCGGCATACCTGACGGTCGAAGAAAATTATGCGCCGACCATCGCCATTGTGGGCGCCGCCAACGAAGAGGCAATCCAGGCGGCCAAAAGGGCCAATGAAGAAGGCCAATTCCGCATCTCCAAATTTGTACTCCTTGGTGATTTCCAGGAGATCAGCCAGATGGCCTATGAATACGACCTTGTCATTGACAATGACAACTACACCATCATTGATACGGAAACACCCGTAGAAGATGCCGTCAGCCTTTTAGACCAGGGCAAGGTTGATATTCTTATGAAAGGACGTGTCCATACGGAAGATATTCTCAGGGGGGTTTTTAAATACCTGAAAGCCAGTGGCCGACTCCAAAAAGGCCAGGTCATGAGCCACACCGCCATTGTGGATATTCCCACCCGGAACAAATTGCTGGCATTTTCAGACGGTGCGTTAAACACGTACCCTGACGAACAAAAACGTATGGCGATCCTTGAAAATGCATTAAAAGTAGTGCATAATTTGAATATCAAGGTACCCAAGGTGGCAGTGATCTCTGCCGTTGAAAACGTAAACCGCAGCGTGGACAGCTCCATGGAGGCAGAACGTATTGCCGCCCATTTTGCAGACAGGGACGACTGCATTGTGGAAGGGCCCTTGTCTTTGGATGTGGCCATGGATCTTGCCATTGCCGAAGAAAAGCACTACACGGGCCGGATCCAGGGTAATGCCGATGTGCTGATCCTGCCGGATATTGATTCGGGCAATATTTTATGGAAAACTCTGACGACCCAATCCGGGGCAGCCCTTGCCGGAGTTATTCTGTGTGGTGATATGCCCCTGATCCTGACCTCAAGAGGGGATTCGATACGGTCCAAGCTGGCGTCACTCTCCCTTGCCGTAAAATTTTACTTTGATCTTAAAAACCAAAGCAAGGAGTTGGCTTAA
- a CDS encoding DUF4412 domain-containing protein, which produces MKKGMLLCVVMCLVMLLSQQFALADIYLKQKQKTNAFLMMGQEQPAQEFETESWISDDAMWTQMGDKGIIIKEDGSMIMLDHVGKTYTEMNMNYGKMAESSGEKMDAEELAGLKQFMGKMMDIKISVEPTGEKKQINGYNCQKYIQTMEMGMGTNKSIIWATTDIKVDPDSYAKFTASTLANQPGMEQSIDKIVHEMKKIKGVQVLNETTMNMMGQEMKTSVELLEIKEGKAPSKVFLIPKGYKKKAMGY; this is translated from the coding sequence ATGAAAAAAGGAATGTTACTGTGTGTCGTTATGTGTTTAGTGATGTTATTATCACAACAGTTTGCTTTGGCAGATATATATCTCAAGCAAAAGCAAAAAACAAATGCATTTCTAATGATGGGCCAGGAACAACCTGCCCAGGAATTTGAAACAGAATCGTGGATTTCCGACGACGCGATGTGGACCCAAATGGGTGATAAGGGGATTATCATAAAAGAAGACGGCAGCATGATCATGCTTGATCACGTTGGCAAAACCTATACTGAAATGAACATGAATTACGGGAAAATGGCTGAATCGTCGGGTGAAAAAATGGATGCTGAAGAGCTGGCAGGCTTAAAACAATTTATGGGCAAAATGATGGATATTAAAATATCCGTAGAGCCAACCGGGGAGAAAAAGCAAATTAACGGTTACAATTGCCAAAAATATATCCAGACTATGGAAATGGGTATGGGAACAAATAAATCCATAATTTGGGCAACAACTGATATCAAAGTAGATCCAGATAGTTATGCCAAATTTACCGCATCAACGCTTGCAAACCAGCCGGGTATGGAGCAATCGATTGATAAAATAGTGCATGAAATGAAAAAAATAAAGGGTGTTCAGGTTCTTAATGAGACAACCATGAATATGATGGGACAGGAGATGAAAACCTCGGTGGAGCTTTTGGAAATTAAAGAAGGTAAAGCGCCTTCCAAAGTATTCTTAATCCCCAAAGGTTATAAGAAAAAAGCTATGGGATATTAA
- a CDS encoding YeeE/YedE thiosulfate transporter family protein — MKWKTDDGGWSPYLAGALLGLLAIASVLATTKLVGKTSYLGASTTFVRAAGILEKTIAADHVASNEYYTETKVRVDWQFMLVIGIVLGALISSIMDKSFRLEGVPPTWKERFGPSITKRAVGAVVGGIIAMIGARLADGCPSGHGLSGMMQLSVSSFVALIMFFGIGVLVAYIVYKRRAS; from the coding sequence GTGAAATGGAAAACAGATGATGGAGGATGGAGCCCTTACCTCGCCGGAGCCCTTTTAGGTCTCTTGGCCATCGCTTCTGTCCTTGCAACCACAAAATTGGTTGGCAAGACAAGCTACTTAGGAGCATCCACGACGTTCGTGCGTGCTGCCGGTATATTGGAGAAGACAATTGCCGCGGATCATGTAGCTTCAAACGAGTATTACACCGAAACAAAGGTTCGTGTTGACTGGCAGTTTATGCTGGTTATCGGGATTGTTCTGGGGGCACTTATTTCATCAATTATGGATAAGAGCTTTCGCCTCGAAGGTGTCCCCCCCACGTGGAAGGAGCGATTTGGCCCATCGATTACCAAACGGGCGGTTGGGGCCGTGGTGGGTGGAATTATCGCCATGATCGGCGCTCGCCTGGCCGATGGTTGCCCAAGCGGACATGGCCTTAGCGGAATGATGCAGTTGTCGGTAAGTTCGTTTGTCGCTTTGATTATGTTTTTCGGTATAGGAGTCTTGGTCGCATATATCGTTTATAAAAGGAGGGCATCATGA
- the ltrA gene encoding group II intron reverse transcriptase/maturase — MCGTWEPVALMLREKYKRRTRKYESTDAGHRGGATRSSDEDSVMELERRGSIDQLEVKKTTGNRRIGLNQAKPFCIPKLEVMEAYERVKANKGAAGVDGQSIEEFESNLKDNLYKLWNRMSSGSYFPPPVMRVEIPKGDGRMRPLGIPTVSDRIAQQIVKQQLEPELEKHFHPDSYGYRPEKSALDAVGKARENCWKYDWVLDLDIKGFFDNIDHDLLMKAVRYHTDDRWVLLYIERWLKAPVMMTDHTLFYPKKGTPQGGVISPLLANLFLHYAFDNWMERQCPTIPFERYADDAVCHCKSLAQAEYLLRKLNERMENVGLELHPEKTKIVYCKDTDRQKDYALTSFDFLGYTFRARKSKNRWGKFFINFSPAVSNKAAKAIRQTSRKWNWPRRSDKSLEDLAHMFNPVIQGWINYYGRFYKSALYPALRCLDRRLVIWATRKYKRFRGHRRRASQWLARIARRQPNLFAHWRLLYA; from the coding sequence TTGTGTGGAACGTGGGAACCTGTCGCCCTGATGCTAAGGGAGAAATACAAGCGGAGGACCCGTAAGTATGAGAGTACCGATGCAGGGCACAGGGGCGGAGCGACCCGTAGTAGTGATGAAGATTCTGTAATGGAATTGGAGCGAAGGGGAAGCATTGACCAGCTTGAAGTAAAGAAAACAACTGGAAACAGGAGGATTGGATTGAACCAAGCAAAGCCGTTTTGTATTCCTAAACTTGAGGTTATGGAGGCATATGAACGGGTTAAAGCCAACAAAGGGGCTGCCGGTGTAGACGGACAGTCAATCGAAGAGTTTGAGTCTAACTTAAAGGACAATCTTTACAAGCTCTGGAATCGGATGTCCTCCGGCAGTTATTTCCCTCCTCCGGTAATGAGGGTGGAAATACCCAAGGGAGACGGTCGAATGAGGCCGTTGGGAATACCGACAGTGTCGGACAGAATCGCTCAGCAGATAGTCAAACAGCAATTGGAGCCGGAATTGGAAAAACATTTTCATCCGGATTCGTATGGCTATCGACCGGAGAAATCTGCTTTGGATGCAGTTGGGAAAGCCCGGGAGAATTGCTGGAAATATGACTGGGTATTGGATCTTGATATTAAAGGATTTTTCGATAATATTGACCATGATCTTTTGATGAAAGCAGTTCGGTATCACACGGATGACAGATGGGTGCTTCTGTATATAGAACGGTGGCTGAAAGCCCCTGTGATGATGACAGACCACACACTATTCTATCCAAAGAAGGGAACCCCGCAAGGAGGTGTTATCAGTCCCTTGCTGGCCAATCTCTTTTTGCATTATGCATTTGACAACTGGATGGAAAGGCAGTGCCCGACCATACCGTTTGAGCGTTATGCGGATGATGCAGTGTGCCATTGTAAAAGCCTTGCCCAGGCTGAATATTTGCTTAGAAAGCTGAATGAGCGAATGGAGAATGTGGGACTGGAATTACATCCGGAGAAGACGAAAATAGTCTACTGCAAGGATACAGACCGGCAAAAGGATTATGCCCTGACAAGTTTTGATTTTCTGGGTTATACATTTCGTGCTCGGAAATCAAAGAACCGATGGGGAAAATTCTTCATTAATTTTTCTCCTGCTGTCAGCAATAAAGCAGCAAAAGCAATTCGGCAAACCTCACGAAAGTGGAATTGGCCCAGGCGCAGTGACAAGAGCCTGGAAGATTTAGCCCACATGTTCAATCCTGTCATTCAAGGTTGGATTAACTACTATGGCAGGTTTTATAAATCTGCACTCTACCCGGCCTTAAGGTGCCTGGATCGCCGGTTGGTGATTTGGGCAACAAGGAAATACAAACGTTTTAGAGGGCATCGACGAAGGGCAAGTCAGTGGCTGGCTCGAATTGCACGAAGACAGCCAAATTTGTTTGCCCATTGGAGACTACTTTATGCATAG
- a CDS encoding group II intron maturase-specific domain-containing protein, protein MQSITRFLTVKLKLKVNQDKSAVSRPWVRKFLGFTYFQMCGQSKIRIHAKSMKRFKDKVRELTSRKRGKSLWQVIQELNQYFRRWWNYFQLTEAKSFLKGLKIWIMRRLRSLVWKQWKNPKTRVRNLEKFGIAHHDAMLCGNARKKYWRMSKIKWVAIAMPERYFIDKGLYLPGN, encoded by the coding sequence ATGCAGAGTATCACCAGGTTTCTGACCGTGAAGCTCAAGCTCAAAGTAAACCAGGACAAAAGTGCTGTCAGCAGACCGTGGGTGCGCAAATTCCTTGGATTCACATATTTCCAAATGTGTGGACAGTCAAAAATTCGGATTCATGCCAAGAGCATGAAACGTTTCAAAGACAAAGTCCGGGAATTAACCAGCCGCAAGCGGGGTAAAAGCCTGTGGCAGGTCATTCAGGAATTGAACCAATACTTTCGGAGATGGTGGAATTATTTCCAGCTTACAGAGGCTAAATCCTTCCTCAAAGGGCTCAAGATCTGGATAATGCGAAGGCTGCGAAGTCTTGTTTGGAAACAATGGAAAAATCCCAAAACCAGGGTTCGTAATCTTGAGAAATTTGGTATTGCTCACCATGATGCCATGCTTTGCGGCAATGCCCGCAAAAAGTACTGGCGCATGAGCAAAATCAAATGGGTGGCCATTGCCATGCCTGAAAGATATTTTATTGACAAAGGATTATATCTGCCCGGGAACTGA
- a CDS encoding DsrE family protein, which produces MSNKKHLYVLWTNDNLITAEKMVFMYTINSLIHGWWKEVTLIIWGATAKLVSENKDIQEKIKEALDAGVHVTACKACADQLGVTEKFEKLNIEVKYWGIPLTEILTSEEKLLTI; this is translated from the coding sequence ATGAGTAATAAAAAACATCTTTATGTATTATGGACCAATGACAACCTGATTACAGCCGAAAAAATGGTATTTATGTATACTATTAATTCTCTCATTCATGGTTGGTGGAAAGAGGTGACCCTTATTATTTGGGGAGCAACTGCAAAATTAGTGAGTGAAAATAAGGATATCCAAGAAAAGATCAAGGAGGCATTAGATGCAGGTGTTCATGTAACGGCCTGTAAGGCATGTGCAGATCAATTAGGAGTGACGGAAAAATTCGAAAAACTTAACATTGAAGTCAAGTATTGGGGAATCCCACTAACAGAGATTTTAACAAGTGAAGAAAAGCTGTTAACAATATAA